From the Melospiza georgiana isolate bMelGeo1 chromosome 4, bMelGeo1.pri, whole genome shotgun sequence genome, the window CCTCAGCCCCTTCTGCAAGGCAGCCTGGCAGCAATAATGGCACTTAGCTGGGAGCCAGGGCCTTTGGCAGATCTTGCTGTAAACTGCCAGATCAGCTGGATCCTGCTAGAAGCAGCCTCAGCCTCCTGTAGCCACCCCTTCCCAAGAGCAGCACCTGACATTCTGGTGCTCCTCAAAGGCCCCCAGTAATCCCAGAAGAAATTCCTACAGGATCTTGAATCAGAGCCAGGAAACTGGCAGTgagtgctgtgcccatggcCACCTTGGCTATCCATGGTCACTGGCCAGAGAAGAGGGAAGAGGGCAGCCCTTCTGACATCCTCAAACCTTCTTCACCATGAGCTTTAGCTCTTCACTTTTACTGATGGTTAACATATCAGCAACAAAGTGCAgtcacagaaaacaaacagaattaAAGCTTAAATAGTGAAAGGCAGTAAAGGAGATCTTGGCAAGCACATAGACAATTAAACTAAAATAGCCAAAGGCAGTCAATGAGATTTTGGCAAGCACATAGACTGTCAGGTGCCTGAGCTTCATTTGCCATCAAATCATCAAGCTCAAGGTACAGCACATGTAACTGTCCAAAGTGTGCTGGGtgggagagaggaagaggaaggagctgaggaagAAGTCACTGCTGCCTCATTGCACAAAATGGCCAGTGCTGTCCCCCCTGGTGACAGCCCCTGCACCATTTCCCCAGGCTGAAGAGCCCCAGCTGGGTCCTGTGGGTGGGTCCATGGGGCTGAAGAGCCCCAGCTGGGTCCTGTGGGTGGGTCCATGGGGCTGAAGAGCCCCAGCTGGGTCCTGTGGGTGGGTCCATGGGGCTGAAGAGCCCCACCTGGGTCCTGTGGGTGGGTCCATGGGGCTGAAGAGCCCCAGCTGGGTACCTGTGGGTGGGTCCATGCCCACCTTCAGGTGAGGGGTGTGGCAAGGGCTGCCCTTATAGGGATgtgccagggatgctgcagcagtTGGCTGATGTTGGttcctgctggctgccttggTCTCTCCCAGGATGGTGGGCTTGAGGATAGACATCAGCATGCTCCTGGAGCCTCTGGGCTTTGTTAAGGTCCTTGAATGGGTGAGTGGAGCTGGAGGGGTTGTttcctctgctgtccctggtgcGGGTACCCCTGGGCAGGTGTGAGCCCCTGGGCTGACAGACCCTGCCCCaggttgctgctgctgagtagtgtccagcactgggctgctcctcagccatGCCCTTGAACTGCAGATACACAAACTTGATGTGGTAATTACATGATTGTTGATTTAAGGTCTGGATTGTGAGAAAAGAGTGTGGTAAAAAGTGACAAAAGCTATTTAGAGAGTCAAGTTCATATGTGATACTCTGAGCATGTACTTTCTGTTTGAATTCATAGTTGCGGATATGCAAGActtgtaaaaatatttcctgtatCACCAGCAAGAAATACTATGCTGGCTGTTagcatacaaaaaaaaaaaaaaaaaaaaaaaaaccaacaaagtaCAAACCCCAAAAAGTTTTCTGTgcaactgaaaataaattatacagAAGGCACTCTTAAATGGGCTTTGGTTAGCAGTTTTGCTTATGCTTTTGGATTTTAGAAACTTGacattttcttcctgacatCACTTCATACTTCAGCTTTGCTAACTTTGTTGCTATTTCTTGTCTCTAGCTATTTCAGCTAAATGTTGAGTTTGCTTCCTTTGAGCTCTAGTGGTGTGCACTAATGTGTCTGTGTATCAATTCCTACAGGTTCTTGCCATCTTTGTTTTTGCCACATGTGGAGGCTTTCGAGGTGAAACTGCTCTTCTAGTTTCCTGTGAGGGTGTGGTAAACAAAACAGTTACAGCTGCTTTTTCTTATCCATTCAGGTGAGCATTACTTCTTCAGTTATTACTTTATAATTGCTTTTTATTCCCCTTTCCCCTATCTGCCTCCTTGTGAATGTGTTCTTACTGTAAAGTGAAGATGTGAAACTTTTGGCTTGCTCTGTAgcagcaataaaatatttagttGAAGTCATTCAAAGCACTGTATTTGTTAGTACCTTATAGAAAAAAGTAGTTAGAAATGGCAGGAGGCTGTTATGCTCTGTATTATTCTATCTTAAGCTCCAGTCTAGCAGTGCATGAATGCTACAGAAGGTAATTAGTAAGACAAAAACCACAATCCATTTTAACAGCCTAATTCTTCATCAATTTGGTAGCTGCTTTGGAGGTCCAGATAAGATTATTTTGAGTGTGCCATTATCCTATTTTTGTTCAGAGGCTGAATGGAAAACTCTTTTCAGTTTATTCCAGCATTATCTTGGTGAGGCTGTTGGGCACAAAAAACCTAAATACTTCAGTGTCATTGTGGTGCTCTTGTAGAGACAAGCTCctttcctggagcaggaggaagagggatTCCTCTCAGTTCTTGCAGCTGCACGACTACAGGGAGTGCAGGGTTGGTGTTCCATATGTGTTCAATAAATGTaataacataaataaatatagaaattgATTCAATGGACAGCCAGTAACAGTATAGAATTTGGTCACAAAACCCAGCATTGTAACCCAGCATTTGGAGGGGAGAGAGGATCTGAAATAATTCTGTGCTGGTCACAGGGTGATCAATGGTAGTCACACAGctttttttaatgcagcttCAGTGCTTGTGAGTTTTGTAGCTATAATGCCTCTGAAGTCCACCTTGTTTAACTGCCAAGTAATGTTGCTGAGTCTGCTTCCAAATCAGGAAATTTTGTTCAGGAGAAGGCCCTTAATTGCATTTTTAGAGCAGTTGAAGGTACTGTTGTATATCTTTGTGCAGGACTAGATACAATCTTTAGAGAGCTTGACAAATCTGTGTTGCATACCTGATTATTTATCTGTAGTGTGTCTTTCAGAGTAAACTTATACAATCAGAATGCTGAAGCTCTGTTGCTGAAGCATGGAGTATAATTAATGAAGTACAATAATAATGAAGTATAAACAATGAAGCAAATGAAGCTCCCACTGTGTAGCAAACTCTGAGTACATGGCTATAATTTCACAGGTTGAATGCTGCTGTATTTAGTGCACCAGACCCAAAAGGCTGTGGTGGCACCTGGACTGATGTCTGCCTCACGGGTGACTTCTCCTCTTCTGCACAGTTCTTTGTTGCACTGGCAGCATTGGTGTTCCTCTACTGTGTTACTGCCCTTGTGGTATATATTGGATATAACCATGTGTATCAGCACAATAACAAGTTTCCAATATCTGTAAGTAATACTGAGATATTTTAATGGCTTGACTTTGAAGCTGCAAAGGGATGAGAACTATTGCTAATGCAAGAATAATTGGTGAATATCCAGTAGTTACAAAAGTTAAATGGAGTGTGAGCACAAGTATCTCAGACTGATCCCTACAGCACTTTAGCAGAAAAGGGGCCCAAAGCTCTTGGCCATCCATGACATCACACTTTATGCAGTTATTGAAGCAGTGGAATGAACTTTCACTTTTCCAGGTGAACAGTATCTTCACCACGACTTTTCTTTTGTATCATGCAATTGTTCCATAGCTGAGACCTCCTCTGTTAATctgaaaatttttttctgtatagaGGACCTGCTGCAATTGGCAGAGGAAAATAGTTACATTGTGAATTTTAGTCACCTTCAGTATTGAAGCTCTGAATGAGAAATTTCATAACGTGCTTGAAAATGGACTTAATGACTTTTCTAACCAAACTTTAGCCTATCAGCCACCCAGATTTAAATGCTCTGCCTCTATCCCATCACCCTCACTTTACTTAACTTTGGTTTAAATTCTCATAAAATAGGTGCTAGGCATCTGATTTTAGAAACAGATTTCTTAGGCTAAGATTCTTTTGCATCTATCAAGCACAAACACGTTGTTTTGTCGCAGGTTATCAACACTGAGTTGTAACTATAACATTGTTAATGACTAAATTTGCTTGTGATTGTTATCACTGATGCAGTTATCTTGGTGATATAACTGATACTGTCACTGCCTTGCTCTCATGTATAgtcctgaattttttttaacctgttcATGAGTATTTCTCTTGTGTAGGACTTGGCAATCAGTGTCTTGATAGCCTTCCTGTGGCTGGTCAGTACTTTTGTTTGGGCAAAGGCGCTTGCTGACATCAAGGTGTCCACAGGAGCCAGCATTGTTCCAGGAATTGAGTCTTGCAAAGCACCAGGAACAacttgccattttctttctgtgaccCGCATGGGAATCCTGAATGTGTCAGTGGTATGTATGCCTTCCTCCACATGGGTACAACAAATGTGCTGGGAAACAAAAAATGGCACCTGAGAGCCCTGTTCTACTGATTGCATGTGTTGCTCTGTGTTAAGATTTCTTTGTGGGTTATTTGTCATTCAGGTCCATTATTTCTGTGGTAAAACACTGGGCAAATAATTTCTTGGAGGGAAcaagtttttttctgaaggaaatcaAGAGAAACATCTTGCAGGATCTGCCTCTAGAGCTGTTACATGCAGCATTTCTAGAAACATTTGAGTGTCTATTTATGCTTTTAGCCCAGAGCAACTTAAAATATCTTACTGAGCCACCCAAGTGGTTTGATGACTGATATAAGTAAAGAGGAaatgctgtgctggtgctgaaCCTAGCTTTTTACTCAACTGTGAGCATTTTTATGCATCAGATTGAGGTTCCTTGAAACATAATGGGATGAAGCTCATGTTCATACAAAGAACACTTCATATCAGAGCAAATTAGGCTTATTGTGTGATCTTCCTAGTGAATCCTACCTTTCAAAACTCAGGCTGTTATTCATTGGCCTAATAATAATCAGTCATTTGGTATGAGAGTGCATGTGTGGGGGTGCTTAGAGAAAAGAAGTTGTCTAATTCTGTGCAAAGTATGGAGTAAGTTTGACTATCTGGCCTACAAAGAGCTCTGTTAAAAAGCTAAAATAGCTTCTCTTACTCTGAGGAGTTTGGGAATGTCTTGTCCAAATGAAAGGGATGCCAAAGATAGTGCTTGTTACTGGTTTGCCTTGAAGAGACTTTCTggcttgttttaaaaaaaggaaaacaaaacccaataAAACACAACAGACTTCATAATATTatatttccctccttttttctttctctatagGTGTTTGGCTTGCTTAATATGATTTTATGGGCAGGAAATATTTGGCTTATATACAAGGACACCAACTTGCACAGCCAATGGAACAGAATTTCTGAAAGTCCAACCGAAAGGGTATAAAAACAAGTTGATATTTTGAAGTGCTTCCACTTTCCATGCTCTTGGTAGTGTGATGTGAGCCATTAGGATTCATTTCAGCATTGACTGATAATTCATACAAACTTCTGTTTTGTACTATGGTTTGATGGAAGGTCTTGGGTACTCAAACTGAAGTGTTTAATTATCATGAAATATATTGTCTTTCAAGGCTATGCAGCATTGTATTGCAGTTTTTGAAGAGCAAAATGAAGAGGTTATCTGGATGCCTAGCCCTTTCTGGTTCTTAAATTAGCCCTATAGGAGGCATGGCTGAGAAGCAACTCTATCTGGGTTATTACTGCATCATGTTTAATTCTGCCAAGTCTTCTCTGAATAATGGAAAGTAAATTCACCCAGGGCAGGTGAAAATGCAGTTTACTTTCTTCCTGCCACTGGTACCTTGCAAAAGTCACCTGAGTAGAATTCATAGCTCTGTCAAAGTTGCAGCCAAGATGTGTAGGTTTCCAGATGGTCCTTTCAGATCATTGTATCAGATCTGCTGCTGAGCCTGTCAGTAAGGACATTACTCCTATGTTTAATATGCTGTTACTGTTTAATGGCTTGGGGACAATCTCTGAACAAGGCAATTTGTTGAATGAGTTCATAGCTTCTAGTCTCACTAATATGAGAGTTTCTATATGGGAGCAATAGATGATGGGGGTGGGAGGAAAAATAAGGTATGGCCCAAAACACTCACAAATACTGTACAAATCAAAGTTTATATAGTCTGCTTCTGCTTAGGCTTCTCTCTGTTACTTCTGAGGTGCATGAACATAGTTTCTGCATGAAAGGCTATAAGGGGAGATGTCTAAGTATGACAAATTCTTCATTGATGTTCAGCTCATTCATTGGGAATGGGATTTGGGTCTTCTCATGTGAACTTCTTTATTAAGGTGTCTGACTCCCTGTGAATTGCCCAGAGAGAATGCTTCAACAAACTTAATACAAAGGCTGTTCAGtcctttttggtttgtttaaaCTGTTTGTGATGAACATAGACATAGTAGTGTGTATATAATGCAAATTGTAATTGTTTGGTGTGCCAGAGCTATTGACCTTCTGATAGTAAACTGTAGTGTCAAAAAGTGCAATAAAGTCAGTGTGAGTGCTGCTGAAGGAATGTGCCTTGGGAAatccttgctgctgcagcagtgcatgCATGCAGATGCATTCATTGGCTTTGCAGCCTCTGGGGCAGGGCTTTAGCTGTGGCTGGAGGAGTtacctgtgctgcaggaggggctctTACACTGGGGCCCTGTGGGCTTTTGGTAAAGAGGGCTATGTGTCACTCCTGCAGGcatctgctgctcagcacttctTTCTGTCTGTTCAGAGCAGAGACTTTTGTAACTTACAGTTATCCAGATTTTCATTTGAATTGCCCTTTGGATGAGGTAATAAGGGCGATTTTCACTTGCTTGCATCACTGTGCAGATTTATTCATTTAAGAATACATATTTCACCCTAAAATCTGAAACTCTTATTTTCATATTGTCTAAGAAAAAAGATGGTAATTATACATTAAGCTTTTCAATCTTTGGGACTTCAGGTTATATATGAAGTGGCTAAATCTTTATTAACCTTTAATATTTTCAACAAAATTGTTACTGTCTAATGTGCTTATCTATTCTGTCACAGACCTATTAGTCATTGGCATAGCCTACTTATAAATGGTAATAGTGAGTATTTTTGCAC encodes:
- the SYPL1 gene encoding synaptophysin-like protein 1, which codes for MVGLRIDISMLLEPLGFVKVLEWVLAIFVFATCGGFRGETALLVSCEGVVNKTVTAAFSYPFRLNAAVFSAPDPKGCGGTWTDVCLTGDFSSSAQFFVALAALVFLYCVTALVVYIGYNHVYQHNNKFPISDLAISVLIAFLWLVSTFVWAKALADIKVSTGASIVPGIESCKAPGTTCHFLSVTRMGILNVSVVFGLLNMILWAGNIWLIYKDTNLHSQWNRISESPTERV